In Streptomyces sp. Li-HN-5-11, the sequence GAGGGCGGCCCTCCGGCTCTCGGCCCGGTCGCCCTGCTCGACGGGCCGGCGCCGGTCGAGACGGAAGCCCACGCCGTTGGTGTCGGGCACCTCGTCCGACAGCAGCGCGTCGGGGATGAAGACCACCGCGGTGGTGCCGCCGTAGGGGGACGGCTGCAGCGAGACCCGGACGTTCTGTCGCTGGGCCAGCCGACTGATCACGAACAGTCCCAGCCGGTCGGTGTCGGACAGTTCGAACTCCGGAGTTTCGGCGAGCCGCAGGTTGGCGTCCAGCAGCGCTTCCGCGGCCATGCCGAGGCCCCGGTCGTGGATCTCCAGTGTGAAGCCGTTGGCGACCCGTTCGCCGAGGACCTGGACCGCGGTGTGCGGTGGGGAGAACACCGTTGCGTTCTCCAGCAGTTCGGCCACGAGATGAGTGAGGTCGGCGACGGCCGGCCCGGTGACGGCGACCCGCGGCAGCCGCCGGACCTCGATGCGCTCGTAGTCCTCGACCTCGGCGACGGCGGCGCGCACGACGTCCATCAGCTGAATGGGCTTGCGCCACTGCCGGGAGGGGGCAGCGCCGGAGAGGATCACCAGGCCCTCGGCGTGCCGGCGCATGCGGGTGGTCAGGTGGTCGAGGCGGAACAGGTCGGCGAGTTCCTCGGTGTCGTCGGTCCGGCGTTCCATGGTGTCGAGGAGGGTGAGCTGCTTGTGCAGGAGGACCTGGCTGCGGCGGGCGAGGTTGACGAAGACCTCGGAGACGCCGGCCCGGAGTTCGGCCTGCTTGACGGCGGCCTCGACAGCGGCCCGTTGCAGGGTGTTGAGCGCCTGGCCGACCTCGCCGATCTCGTTCTTGTCGTACTCCAGACGGGGGACCTCGGTCTCCACGTCGACCTGTTCGCCCGCAGACAGGCGGCGCATCACGCTGGGCAGCCGGACACCGGACGCCTCATGGGCCTCCAGACGCAGTTGCCTGAGGTCGCGGATGAGGCCGCGGCCGATACGCACGGACAGGAAGAGGGAGAGCAGCAGGGCGATCAGACCGAGGACGCCCGCGACGACCGCCTGCAGGATGACGTCCATGGCCACCGGCCGTACGCGGTCCTGGTAGCGGTCGTTCGCCCAGTCGTCGAGGGTGCCGAGATCGTCGAGGGAGTTCGCGGCGGCGGCGTCCCAGCTCTTCGCGGTCACCCCCCGGGGCACGCCGGACACGGTCGAGGCCACGGTCCGCTCGGCCACCCGCAGCGGGGCGGAGGAGGCGCTGTCCCAGAAGCTTTCGTAGCGGCCGCGATCCGCGGCGGGCAGCAGCGGCAGGCTGATGTCGTACATCAGGGACCGCTGGGCCACCAGGTCGGAGATGTCACGGCGCTCCTCGCGGGTGAGCGTGCCGACGACCAGGGAGGAGCCGAGCAGCGCGTCCTCTCGGGAGAGGAGTTCACGGGCCCTCGCGAGGTTGACGAGGGCGCGGTACTCCTTGTCCATGTCGACGTCGTCGACGACGTGGAGGTTGGCCAGCAGGTTGTAGCAGGGGTCGACCAGGTGGTTGTAGAGGCCGAACGCCTGGGCGCGGGTGACGGTGCGTCCCTCGACGCTTCTGCGCAGCGCCCCGAGGCCGTCGAAGGCGTCGAGCGCGGCGGTCAGCCGTCCGTCGCTGCCGGAGCCCATGGCGTCCCGCACATCGGAGTCCTTCGCGTTCCCGCGGATCCTGGCGATGGCCTTGTCGGTGGCGGCCCGGCTGCGTCGCAGCGCGGTGAGCGCGTCGACGGCGCGGGGATCGGCGAGATAGACCAGGGTCTGGCGGCGCTCCTGCTGCAGGACGCGGACGCCGTCCTCCATGGGGTAGGCGATCTTCTCCACCACGGACGACGCGTTGAACAGCTGGGTGACCTGCCGGCCCGTGATCACCGTGGCGAAGGCCCAGATCGCGGTCAGGGACAGCAGCGGCACGAGAAGCAGCGCCACGATCTTCCGGCGGATGGACTTCCCGCGAAAGCGCATGGCCTCCCCCAGCTCGACCCCCACCGGCAGGGGGTACACACGTGCGTCAACAAACGGCGCGAGCCTACTACCGTCACACAGTCAACTCGAAGAGCCGTCCGGAGGGTGAACTTCCGTACCGGTCTCGTGAGATGGCGAGTTGTCCGGGCATCGCCCGAGATGACTGCCCGGAGGACAGGGTTGGCGGGGGCGTCCCAACGGGGCGGCGCACTTGGCCGGTTGGCCGATATTTTTCGCCGCGTGGGAATCTTCCTGACGCCTTGTTCGTCCTACTCCATGGGAAATGGGGGAGGAATCGGCCACAGGAGCCGCGTCCCTCACCTGGGCGGCGTAAAACAGCGCAAGCCGGGCAGCCACTGGGGAGCCGGTTCTTCGGACACCGGGGCGAGCGGTCTGCTGGCGGTGGGGAGTGACACGTTGATGGGCACGGCGAAGCTGAGCGAGGCGGCCGGGGACGGCGGGGCACGGCAGTCGACGATGACGCGGCAGGCGCCCGAGGCGCCGGATCGCGACATTCCCGCGGCCGGAGGCGAGCGGAATCGGACACGCGGGCTGTCGCGTTCGCCGGCCGCGGAGGCATTGGCTGAACAGCCGTGCTACAAGCCGCTGTGGGTCGAAGAGCCCGCGCGGCGCCGGAGGTTGCCGGATCCGGTGCGTGAGGCTGCCGTGCGGGCCGTGCTGATCATCTCCGTGACGCTCATACAGGCCGTGGTGGCGTTCCTGTGCACCATGGCCGGGTCGTGGCTCGCGTTCCCCATGGTCCTCAGCAGCGTGGCCAGCACGGTGGTGGCCACCTGGGCGGTGCTGGACGTCTGGGTGACCCGCCAGGTGTGGAATCAGCGCAATGGCGTGGTCTCGGCGCCGAGCAGCACCGCTCGGGCCCTGCGGCGCGAGCGGCGCCGGATCCGGCGGGAGGTACGGGCGGCCGAGCGGAGGCAGGAGCGAATACGGCGGCGGGGCGGCGCCGGGCAGCTGTCGCACCCCTAGCCGGTCCAGCCGGTCAGGGAATCGGCAATCGCGACAGCCGGCGCCGGCCCGGCAGCCCCGAACGACGCTGTCCGGCTCCGTGGTTGACGGTTTCGGCTACACAGGCCGTTTGAACATCCGGGTCGTGGTGATCTCGCTGTGCACCGTCTCCCCGGCCGGGGTCGGCTGCGGCAGTCCGGGCCGGAGGTGTTCCTCCACGCTGATGTACTTCAGGCCCGCCCTGAGGTCGGCGTCGTTGCGCAGGCGGATGACCAGCGGGAACTCCGCCAGCGCGGTCGTGTCGAACAGGCCGGTGGTGTAGAGGAGCTGGACGCCCAGCGCGTCGGACACGGCCCGCTGGAGCTCGAGCAGGTACGTGGCGTTGGCTCGGCCGATGGGGTTGTCCAGGAACAGCGTGCCGGCGTGGCGGTGCTTGTCCCGGCCCCGGTCGTTCGAGCGCAGGGCCGCCATCGTGCAGTACAGGGCGATGGCCGCGGTGAGCAGCTGGCCGCCGGAGAAAACGTCGCCCATCTGGCCCACGGGGACGCGCTCGGCGCGCAGTACGGCGTCGGGCTTGAGGATCTCGACGGCGACGCCCTTGGGCTGGAGGGCGGCGGCGACCCCGCGCAGCAGCAGGGACATGCCGTCGCGGCGCAGGTCGGAGTTCTTCTTCACGGCGGCGCGGGTCGCCTCGTCGATCACCTCGCCCAGGCGCTCGGTGAGCGTGGCCTGATCGGGCTCCTCGAAGCGGATGCGCAGGAACTCCTGCCCGGACCACTCGCCGAGGCCTTCCGGCAGACGGGACAGACGCTGGGCGGACCGGAGCGTGGCGAGGGCCGACTCGACGAGGCCGCGCAGGCGGTCCACGATCGAGTCTCGGTTGCGCTCCAGCTGTTCCAACTCGTCGGTGAGGACGCGGAGCCGGGGGGCGAACGCCTCGGCCCACTTCTGGGCGTGCTCGGGCAGGGCGGAGGCGGGCAACTCGCGGATCTGCTGACGGGCGGGGGTACGCACATGCTCGTAGCGGGTGGAGTTGGCGTGCCGGACGAGGACGTCACTCGCCTCGCGCACGGCGGCCTCGGCGGCGGACAGGTCGGCGGCGCAGCCGCGGAGCGACCGGCGGGCCTCCGCGGCCGCCTGCCGGGCTCCCTCGGGACTGCCCGGGAACGGCTCCTGCTCCTCCTGGTCCTCGTCGGTCGTGTGCTCGCGCAGCAGGTCGCGGAGCATGGCGGCGATCTCGTCGAAGCCGCTCGCCGCGTCCTCGGCGGCGCGGTGCGTCTCCAGGAGTGCGGTGTGCGCCTCGCGCGCCTGGGCCAACGCCTCAGCTCGGGAGGCGAGTTCGGCGGTGGCCGTGCGCAGCAGGGCCTGCGCGTGCTCGGCGTCGCGCGGTACCAGTTCCTCGGGCAGCTCGGTGTGCGCCTCGCCGTCGTCGGGCGCGTGCCGCTCGGCCTCGCCGCGCAGCCGCCCGAGCTGTTCGCTGGCGGTGGACATGCGGGTTTCCAGGAGCTGCACCAGTTCCTCGGCGCGGGCGGCGGCGGCCTGCCGGGAGGGTCCGTCGGAGCCGTCGGGGGACTCGAGGAGCTGCTCCGCGCGGGTACGGACCTTGTTGCTGAGCCGGTCCAGTTCGGCGCGGGCCGCGCTTTCGTCGCTCTCCGCGCGGGCCTGTTCGGCACGCAGGTCGGCACCGACGCCGACCTTCTCGTAGACCTGCGAGGCCGCGCGGTAGGCCTCCCGAAGCGCGGGCAGGGACGCCCCGGGAGCGTCCCCGTCGGTCTCCGGCACGTCGTCGGGGGCACCGGCGATCTCTGCGCGCTCGGCGCGCAGGGCGCGGGCGGTGCGGCGCGCGTCGTCGGCGGCGCGCTGGGCGGCGCGCCGATCCTCGTCGGCGGCGCGAGCGCGCTCCAGGCAGGTCTGGGCGCGGGCCTCCGACTCGGCGGCCTCGTCGGCGAGTTCACGCAGCTTGACCTGCCAGCCTGCGCGCTCGCGCAGGCGGAAGGCGAGTCCGGCCAGCGCGTCGGCGGCGCGCCGGGCCTTCTGGGCGGCCTCCTGCCGCTCGTCGCGCGCCTGCGCGGCCTCGGCGGCGGCCTCTTCGGCCTCCGCCCGCGCGATCCGCGCCTCGGCGAGCTCTGCCTCGGCCTCCTCCGCGAACGCACGGGCGTCCCGCGCGCCGTCCGCGAGTTCGGCCAGCCGGCCCGCGGGGCAGCCGGTGCGCCAGGAGGCGAGCCGGGCCGCCAGCTCCCGGTCCTTGCCGAGGCGGGCGGCCAGCCTGCGGATCTCCTCGTCCCGCTCGGCCGCCCGCGCGCGCAGTGCCTGCCGCTCCTCGTCGGCCGCGTGCTCGTCGTGCATGGCGGGGTTCGGCGGGACGAGGAAGACCGCACCCTCCGTCGCGTCGCCCGAGGGGGTGGGGGCGAGCAGGGCGGCCGCCGTGCCGACGGCCACGGCGGAGCGGGGCAGCAGCGCGGCGTCGGCGAGGGTCTCGCGGGCACGCGCGTGCGTGTCCGGGTCCGTGATGATCACGCCGTCGACGAGCTCGGGCCGGGCGGCCAGCACGCGCGCGTGGTCGACGGGGTCGACGGACTGCGCGAGGTAGCGCCACCCGGGCAGCGCGGGGATGCCGTGCTCGCCCAGGAACTCGACGGTGGCCAGCACGTCCGGGCCCGGCGGCAGCAGTCCGCCGTCACCGAGCGCCCCGAGGATGCGGGCGTCGTCGGCGGCGGCCGTACGCAGTTCGAAGAGCTGCCGTTCGGCGGCGGAGACGGCGTCGTCGAGCAGTGCGCGCAACTCGTCGGCGAAGCGGTCCAGTTCCTGAGGGGTGAGGGCTCCTACGGCGGGAGGATGCGGGCTGTCCTCGGTGGCCGAGCCGCCGTCGGGGGCACCCGCGCGGCCGCGTGGCGCCCCGCCGGTCGTGGTGTCCTCGGCAGCCGCTCCGTTCCCCGCGCCGGCGCGCGTGCCTGCCGGGCCCTCGGAACCCGTCCGGGGGCCCGGCACGGCGGCCCGTCCGGCTGCGCCGGCTCCCGGCAGGCTCAGCAGCTCCGCGAGCCGTTCCTCCCCCGCCAGGCCCTCCGCGGTACGGCGCTCGGCCTCGTACGCCCGCTCCGCCGCCGTCGCCGCGTCGGCCGCACGGGCTGCCGTCAGCTCCGCGCGGGACTCGGCCGAGGCCGTCTCACGCGCGTGCTCGGCGGACTTCCGGGAGGCGTCGCGGGCGGCGTCCCAGGCGGCTACCGCCGCCTTCTCGGCGTCGCTGGCGGCGAGGGCCGCGCGTGCCGGGTCCGCGTCAGGGGTGCTGTCGTCCAGCCAGCCCGCGCGGACCGCCTCCGCGGTCTCCTGTTCCACCTCGGTGAGGCGCTGGCGCAGGTGGCCCGCTTCGCTGCGGGCGCGCTGTGCCTCGGTGGCGGCGGCGGTCGAGTCCCGGTAGGCCGAGTCGCCTGCCTCCTGGAGCTGCGCGGACCGCTCCTCCTCCTCGTTGGCGAGGGTCTCGGCGCTCTCCGCGGCGGCGTGCAGGGCCCGTACGAGGTCCACGGCGGCCTTGGCGCGGGCGGCGAGCGCCGGAGCCGCGTCCCGTTCGGCCTCCTGGATCGCGGCGGACACACGGGCCACCCGGTCGGCGGCGGCGCGGTGGCGCAGCACGGCCTCGGCCGCCTGCCACGCGGAGTGCAGGGTGCGCGCGTCGGCGAGTTCACGCTTCTGCGCGGCGGCGGACTTCTCGGCGGCGGCGAGGGCCAGGGAGGCGTGCCGGTAGGCGAGTTCGGCGGCGATCAGGGCGCTGCGCTCGCGCGCGCCCTCGGAGTGCGTGACCGTGTGGGCGGCGGCCGTGACCCGCTGGGCGAGGTCGGCGGCCCGCACCCGCTCCTGGACGGCACGCGCGGACAGCCGCCGCGCCAGCGTCCGCGTCCGCCGCTCGGCTGCGGCGTGGATGTCACGCGCGCGCGTGCGGGTTTTTGCCGCCTCGACGATCCGCCCCAGCAGGTCGACCGACCCGGCGGTGAAGTCCCGTTCGGCGATCAGCTCGGCGCGCCGGCCCAGCTTGTTGCCGAAGCCGCTGACCAGGTCGGCGAGTCCGTCGGTGTCGCGGGTGTCGGTGACGGCGCGCAGCAGCAGGTCGGTGAAGTCGGAGTCCTTCTTCACCGCGAACAGGCCGGCCGCCTCGCCCTCGTCGGCGTTCATCTCCCGCTGGTAGCGGAAGAGTTCGGGGTCGAGGCCGAGGTCGCCCAGGTGCTCGATCCACCGGTCGTGGATCTCCTCCCAGTGCACCTCCAGGTGCGGGTACGCCTTGCCCGACTCGGTGATCGCGTCCCGGAAGCCCTTCATGGTGCGGCGGCGGCCCCGCGCGCCCGACTGACCCTCGGCGGGCGCCCGTACGGCGGTGGACTCGGCGACGGGGAGGTTGTCCAGGGTGAGTCCGGGGCCGGGCCGGAACGAGTACCAGGCCTCGGCGAACTTCCGTGGGTCGTTGGACACCTGGCGCCCGCGCCACTCGCTCACCTTGCCGACGACCACGCACTCGCCGGTCTGCACGTGCTGCCACTCCAGGGCCACATGCCCGCAGTCGTCGGCGAGCAGGAACTTGCGCAGCACGCCGGAGCTGGCGCCGCCGAGGGTGTTGCGGTGGCCGGGCAGCATCACCGAGAAGATCAGCTTGAGCAGGACGGACTTGCCGCCGCCGTTCTCCAGGAAGAGCACGCCGGCGGGCGCGGGCCGGCGTGGCGGGCCGGCCGGCTCCTCCTCGAAGAACTCCGCCTGGGTGGGCGCGGGGTCGGGCACCGGCTCGCCCACGCCCCGCAGGTCGAGCACGGTGTCGGCATAGCGCGCACCGGCCGGCCCGATGGAGTAGAGGCGGACCCGGGACAGCTCGTACATGGCGGACTCTCGTCAGTCTTCTTGCAGATCAGGGCGGTTCAGGGCTGGGCGGGCGCGTGGAAGGGCAGCCCGGCGTCGGCCACCAGTTCCAGGTCGTCGCCGTCCTCGGCGGGCAGCAGGCTCGGCGTGCCGTCGGTCACCGGGACGACGCCCAGGTCGAGGAGTTCGGTCATGGCCGCGCCGGACGCCATGTCACGCACCTGGAGCTGGTAGCGGGCGGTCGTGCGGTACGTGCCGCCGCTCTCGTCGCCCGTGCGCTGGAGGAAACCGGAGTCGGTGAGGAACGCGAGGGCCTTCGCCACGATGCCGGTGGTCGAGGCGGCCGGCCGCCGTGCGTCCTTGGTGGCCCCGGTCGCGCTGCGTCTGGCCCAGATGCGCCAGGCGGCCTCCAGTCCGGGGGCGTCGGTGGCCGGGTCGGTGTTCTCGCCCTGTTCCTCGGCGCGCTCCTCCAGACGGCGGCAGGCCTGGCGCACGAAGGCGTCGACGCCGTTGACCGTGACGCGTCCGATGTAGCCGTCGTCGGCGAGGTCCTCGGGCCGTGGGAAGGCGAGCGCGGCCACGGCGAGGTGGGCGAGCCCGTGCAGGAAACGGTCCGCGGAGTCGGCCGCGGTGCGACGCGCGTAGTCGCCCATGCGGACGGCGAACACCGAGTCCTCGGCGGCGGTCACGGCCATCCCCGCGCGCGGGGACACCTCCAGCACCACCAGCCCGAGTCCGGCAGCCACGGCGTCGGCGAGCCGCGCGAACGCGGGGTCCTCACGGTGACGGCGCAGCAGTTCCGCGTACTCCTGGTCCCGGGCGGGCTGCAGTTTCGGCTGGAGCCCGAAGGCGACGAGCCGCGCCGCGTCGGCGGCGTCGGCGGGGGTGACGGCCGAACCGGCCGGCGCCGCGGCGGACTCCGGCTCACTCCGGTCGACGTGCTCGGTCACGGTTGGCGCTCCTTGTCGCGGTCGTGCTCTTGCGTGCGGTTCTCGGCGGAGTTCACGCCGCCTCCGTCCGGTCGGCCGCCATCCCGGCCGCGTCCAGCAGGGCGGTGCCGACGATGAGATCGGCTCCGCCGAACTCCGGGTCGTCCAGTTCGGTGCCGTCGTCCACGGCGAACAGCAGCTTCTCCTCGCCCTGCCGGTAGGCCGTGCCGACCGGCGGACTGGCCGCGTGCACGGCCAGCAGGGCGACCAGGTAGGGCAGATCGGGATCCTTGCGCCGGGCCTCGGCGAGCAGGCCCGACAACCTGCGCGGCGCGTCGGCCGGCAGGTCCAGCAACTCCGTCGCGGCGGCCAGTTGTTCCTCGCTGAACCGGCTGTCGTCCGGCGTGGCGATGAGGTCTGGCTCGGGCATCTCCGCGCCGAGGTGCTCCCGTTCGACAGGGGGCGTGAGCAGTATGTCCACGAGGTCGCCGACCCGGACGGACGCCGGCGTGCGAAGCCCGGTCCCGCGTGCGAAGAACGCGTCCGTGACGCGGATCGCCCGGTCGAGGGGAAGCGGCAGGGTCGGCGCGAGAAGGTGGCCGTACAGGTCCGTACCCGACGTGGCCAGGGGGGTGGCGAAGGCCTGCCGGTCCTGTTCGGCGCGGAAGAGCGGGCCGGCCTCCAGCAGCCTCGACTGCAGTTGCGTGTGCCTGCGGATGCAGTCCTTGACGATGTCGACGAGTTCGGCGGCGCGCCGCTTGTGTCCGGGGTCCTCGGTCTCGTCGCGCGCCTTGCGGATATTGGTCAGGATCGCGTTCTCGTGCCGGTAGCGGTCGGCGACGTGGTCCAGGGCCTCGGCGATCATGTCGGGTACGGCGCTCAGCCAGTCCACCGCGCGGACGTTGCGCCGGGTGGCCTCCAGGGCCCTGCGCAGGGTCTCCGAGTACTGCACGGTGCGGTAGCGGGCCTGCTCGGCGGCGAGCTGGGCGTCGGCGAGGCGTCCGCGGCTGATGAGCACCTCGAGCTTGACCTCGGCGGCGATCTGCGCACTGGTGACATCGGTGTCGAGGGCGCCCACCAGGACGTTGACCGCCTCGTCGGTCGTCCGCAGGTAGACGCTGCCGCCCGGTCCTGGCACCTCTTCGATCAGCTTGAAGTCGTAGTCGCGGCGGACGTATGTGCCGTCCGGGGCGAAGGTGCCGTAGACGGCGCGGAAACCGCGGTCGACGCTGCCGACGTTGATCAGGTTCTCCAGGACCCAGCGGGCCACGCGCTCGTGCTCGGCGACCGGCCTCCGCGGGGCCTGCGCGGCGACGCGCGGGATGAGCCGGGCCACCACCTGGTCGTGGTCGGCGCCGGTGTCGAAGTCCATGTTGAGTGTGACGAGGTCGATGGCGGCGAGCGCGATCTCCGCCATGCCGTAGACCGAGTACTCGCCCGCGAGGTTGGCCTTGCGCGCGTCGAGGTCGTGCAGCGGCGCGGTGCAGGCGAGCGCGCGCAGCCGCCGCGCCAGCCCCTCGTCGGCGGCCGGGCCCGGGGCAGGGCGCGACCCCGCGCCGAGCTGGGGCGGAACACGGTCCGTCGATGCAGGTGAAGTCACGGTGCACAGACTAGGTCCTCGGTCTGACAACGGCCCAAACGACGCAGAGGCGGCCCGCGTCACCGTCGCCGCACCAGGACAGGGAACTCGCTAGGCGTCCTCGCCGACCCTTCGCCGGTACACCTCGACGACCCTCTCCAGCGAGTCGTCGAGGTAGACCGCGAGCAGCTTCTCCGCCTCGGCCCGGTCGCCGGCCTGAAGGGCCTGGAGAATCTGCTGGTTGCGGGTGAGGTACGGCTCGTGCAGCCGCCGCGGGTCGTCCACGACGTGGAAGGCGAGGCGCAGTTCGGCGAAGACGCTGCGCATCAGCTCGTCGGTGCGGTCGCTGCCGGCGAGCGCCACCAGTTCCCGGTGGAAGTGGATGTTGGCCGTGCCGAGCTCTTTCCAGTCACCTTCGCGGGCGGCGCGCCGGCCCTCCGCGACGGCCGCGGCGAGTCCGTCCAGGGCGTAGGGCGGCTCCCCCAGGCCCTGCACCACGGCGCACTCGACGAGCCGGCGGGTGCGGTAGATGTCCTCGACGTCCTCGACGGCCAGTACCCGCACGAAGACGCCGCGGTTCAACTCGTGGACGAGCAGCCGCTCGTGCGTGAGCAGCCGGAACGCCTCGCGCAGCGTGTTGCGCGAGACGCCGAGCGCCCCGCCGATGCTGTCCTCCGACAGCCGTGTGCCCGGCGGGAAGTAGCCCTCCGCGATACGGCTTCTGAGGATGTCCGAGACCCGCTCAGCGGTGCTGGTACGGCCCAGGAGGGCGCGGTCGTCGGCCAGTCCCGTCAGCTGCTCTGCCATGCCTGGAATTCAACCGCACACGCGAGAACGAAACAACAGGGGTATTGAAGGATCGTTCAACGATCCTCTACCTTGCTACGCATGGCGCCCGCCGCGATCCCTCATGGCGGCCCGAACGGCGCCGTGTTCCTCCGCACGGCATGGCTCACTCCCAGCACCCTGTCTCCCTCATCTGCGAGGTGCCCATGAGCACGACCCCTCCGCCTCAGGCCATGACCACCGGCAACCTGCCCGAAAGTGGTGAACGCGCCACCGAAGACGGCGTGTTGGGCTGGCTGCGCGCTCTGGATCCGCGTGGCCGGCGCGCCTTCGCGGGCGCGTTCGGCGGCTACGCCCTCGACTCCTACGACTACTTCACGCTGCCGCTGAGCATGGTGGCGCTGGCGGCGTACTTCGGCCTGGACAGCGGCCAGACGGGCCTGTTCACCACCGTCACGCTGGTCGTCTCCGCGGTCGGCGGCGCCGTCGCCGGCGTGGTCGCCGACCGGGTCGGCCGGGTCAGGGCGCTGATGATCACGGTGATCACCTACGCGGTGTTCACCGTCGCCTGCGGCTTCGCCCCCACCTACGAGACCCTGCTGGTCTTCCGCGCCCTGCAGGGGCTCGGGTTCGGCGGCGAGTGGGCGGTCGGCGCGATCCTGGTCGCCGAGTACGCGAGCGCGAAGCACCGGGGCCGCACCCTCGGCGCGGTACAGAGTTCCTGGGCGGTCGGCTGGGCGCTGGCGGTGATCGTCTACACGCTGGTGTTCTCCTTCGCCGGCGACGACCTGGCCTGGCGCGTGATGTTCTGGACCGGCGCGCTGCCCGCGCTGCTGGTGGTGTGGGTACGGCGCCGGGTGCACGACGCGCCGGAGGCGACGGCGGCCCGCGAGCGGAGCAC encodes:
- a CDS encoding nitrate- and nitrite sensing domain-containing protein, with amino-acid sequence MRFRGKSIRRKIVALLLVPLLSLTAIWAFATVITGRQVTQLFNASSVVEKIAYPMEDGVRVLQQERRQTLVYLADPRAVDALTALRRSRAATDKAIARIRGNAKDSDVRDAMGSGSDGRLTAALDAFDGLGALRRSVEGRTVTRAQAFGLYNHLVDPCYNLLANLHVVDDVDMDKEYRALVNLARARELLSREDALLGSSLVVGTLTREERRDISDLVAQRSLMYDISLPLLPAADRGRYESFWDSASSAPLRVAERTVASTVSGVPRGVTAKSWDAAAANSLDDLGTLDDWANDRYQDRVRPVAMDVILQAVVAGVLGLIALLLSLFLSVRIGRGLIRDLRQLRLEAHEASGVRLPSVMRRLSAGEQVDVETEVPRLEYDKNEIGEVGQALNTLQRAAVEAAVKQAELRAGVSEVFVNLARRSQVLLHKQLTLLDTMERRTDDTEELADLFRLDHLTTRMRRHAEGLVILSGAAPSRQWRKPIQLMDVVRAAVAEVEDYERIEVRRLPRVAVTGPAVADLTHLVAELLENATVFSPPHTAVQVLGERVANGFTLEIHDRGLGMAAEALLDANLRLAETPEFELSDTDRLGLFVISRLAQRQNVRVSLQPSPYGGTTAVVFIPDALLSDEVPDTNGVGFRLDRRRPVEQGDRAESRRAALGPVSAQRPGLPASILDGPVELEASVDLDAVADGLDAEDGEHGGLFRPRRSPARPMTNDVAPRHAAEQWKGAGPRSATDGTGEDDDADLPVPLPRRRTPKLVSSHGRPVTEQRSRGGTADGQSPARPGRPDPETPLPTRRRGETPLGRVTAPPDDPGGRGTSAVPPTADAPAAGAGGSPEEAPALPQRTRRAALAAGGPDGTGGGSTTASGERGPGAGALPRRVRQASLAPQLKQSSVPRTQDRTEPAERNADDVRTRMASLQRGWQRGREENAAGEDAQGGTAQGTTKGDGR
- a CDS encoding GntR family transcriptional regulator, whose amino-acid sequence is MAEQLTGLADDRALLGRTSTAERVSDILRSRIAEGYFPPGTRLSEDSIGGALGVSRNTLREAFRLLTHERLLVHELNRGVFVRVLAVEDVEDIYRTRRLVECAVVQGLGEPPYALDGLAAAVAEGRRAAREGDWKELGTANIHFHRELVALAGSDRTDELMRSVFAELRLAFHVVDDPRRLHEPYLTRNQQILQALQAGDRAEAEKLLAVYLDDSLERVVEVYRRRVGEDA
- a CDS encoding MFS transporter is translated as MSTTPPPQAMTTGNLPESGERATEDGVLGWLRALDPRGRRAFAGAFGGYALDSYDYFTLPLSMVALAAYFGLDSGQTGLFTTVTLVVSAVGGAVAGVVADRVGRVRALMITVITYAVFTVACGFAPTYETLLVFRALQGLGFGGEWAVGAILVAEYASAKHRGRTLGAVQSSWAVGWALAVIVYTLVFSFAGDDLAWRVMFWTGALPALLVVWVRRRVHDAPEATAARERSTEKGSFTAIFKPARNGAPGLLRTTVFAGLLSTGVQGGYYTLATWVPTYLKSERGLSVVGTGSYLTFLISGAFAGYLTGGYLTDRLGRRRNIWLFALLSAVCILAYANIPSGANTLLLVLGFPLGFCMSAIFSGFGSYLSELYPAAVRGTGQGFTYNTGRAVGAVFPTLVGFLADSWGVGGALVFGAIGYGIAALALLGLPETRGKELA